One Hippopotamus amphibius kiboko isolate mHipAmp2 chromosome 12, mHipAmp2.hap2, whole genome shotgun sequence genomic window, CAGTGATTGTGACCTTTCACCACGATTGCAAATCCTGCTTCAATACCATTCACATCATCAGTAATAGCAACATTACTCCTGGTATATTTAGCAAAACTTATAAATAGCTTCACATGCATTATCATGTTCACCAGCATTCTGCAACAATTCTAAACTTGTTTTGACTCAAAAAACACTCCatcatttgagggaaaaaaaatatgggAATTGATGAAGGTATCAAGATTTTATGAGTCCAACAATTTTTAGTGTATCTCTAAAATACCTCAACCACCACCGTCTCTCAGAATTCTGATATTGAAGTGGCAGAAAGCAATAATAGGTTGAACGGCTGGTCCCTGAGTGATCAAGGTCTATAAAGTACCACCCGTGGTCTCCACTGTGAGACAAGAATAAGGTTGGCCAAGAAAattgtcagtttcttttttgttgttgttgttgttgagagtctcctggatttaattttttccctgaTAGGCACATAGAATTTATgctaaatttttacttttctgacaTCATCATTCAATAGGAATTGAATAGTGTCTTCAACAAGTGATACCAATAAACTGTATCAAAgtacaaaagaatgaatttggaatcCTACCTCCcaccatatatgaaaattaactcaaaatagatcaggACCAAATGCACAAACATGTATTTGTGAGAAATAATTCTAGCCAGCTTTCTCACAAATATATGTTTTcccataaaaatgattacaaatcAATGCAATTACAGCATCAGTATTGGTGTACAACTTGAAGCTGAGATCATCATTCAATTTCTCTAACTGAAAACAGCACTTCTACCAACCCACAATATAAATTAGTAAAAATTGAAGAGCAAATAACCCCAAAGTCTGAACCATGCTTTGTATGGTTACAATACACAGCATTTCTTAAATAAACAACCACTGTTTTCTTAATACTCTCTTCTttagcattctgtagatttcTTGACAGAACAAAGGCTctactgctttttattttcttttattttaataaagcatCAAATTACtccttttttcatatataaataagtctccaaatttatttttctttaaatgttttggttGTATACAGATGCACAGAtaaaactagttttttttttttaattgaggaacaaaataaatcataCAGAAATGTCTGGATATATCTTACCAAATAAAACcccatatttcttctttaattagaagtttaatgacttttttttaaagataagtaaTATTTGTGAGAATTGTAAACTGATCTTGAAGTCTGTCACATCTCAAATCTTCAGAATTAAGCAAATACCTTCGACAGGCTAACCTGCTTTTCATCGGCGCTAAATGGTTGATTTATTCtaggaataatatttaaaagtgtGACTAGCCTTGGGGAAAATGATCCCTGAGACATTAGAAGGAACTGCTGGTAATTAAACAACTACTTTACCTCATGGGGAGACTATCGAATTTTCATGGAACCgttcatattttctttaggtCATAATGGCTGCAATTCaatatgtatttcttaataaTAGATATTTGTGGTGGGTCTGCAGGGCACAATGTCAATCCCTTGGGATTACAGTTATTAATAAACCAAGAGTATGTGAGGAACATAGATTTTAGCTTTCCCCgtaaaattttctgtattttctgtggGATAGATTTTGGTTCAAAACTAATGGAATAAATTTGTAGTACACCcttgaaatttaaataatttaaaaatttattttttaattcatttaaaaaatattattttaaacatatattttactaataataatctttttgaaaaatgatttaatGGAGCAAGTTAAGATGGTAATTGgcatgtattttattgttttataccTTAAATAGTTTGCCTACTGGTTTGCTTCACTATGAGAAAACTATAAACAGTGCCAAGATTCATATATTGTTACATGAAAGCAATATCCTCTAATATCTAACATGGATATTTCCATAAAGAGataagaaatttttctttctttcttttttacgcCTTAGACTATTTTATCTTTGGAGTTTCAAAGGCTACTTTAATTTAGTAGGCAGCGACATAACATTATTCTTCAAAGTGTTTTGCAATGAGCTAACAAAGCTGTGGGGATCcctctctttattttattatgtctGTTGTAGAACCAACtcataataaatataaacttaaaacaGTCATGAATTAGCACAGTAAGAATGATTccaaaaaattataacaaaatctTTGTGCGTCAAAAAGCCTTGAAAAAGCCCCAGGAGTTTAAGGTTAAACTATGTGTGAGCAGGAGACATAACAAACAGCTAGACAGGAAATTTTATCACTTCTAATTTTACTTCCTTCTGGAAAAGTAAAAGGGAAGCTTCTTATATTTGAATTTAATCCTACATAAGGATTAAAATCCTTAATCCTTATTTCCCAAGTAAACTAAATAACGTTATAAtagcttaaaattctttttttaaatcttcagttGGATACACCTacctttaaaataagtaaaacatatctataatcatttcaaagaaaagttataaaatatatttgatctaTTTTAATTCATACCTGCACCAAATAAATAACTATAGACCATATGAAAGATATATTTGTGACACTGGGcaagaaaaatcaagtaaaaaatGGTGCATTACTGACTCATGTatcatgcttttgttttgttttagaaatttttaaataaaagttttattagatCTCAACAAGAAGACTATGAAAATCCCCTCATCCAAAGATGAGGTAAGCTTCAATGGAGTTATTTTTGCCTTATCTGTTTCTAAATGACTATCACCTTCCCCctcaaaagaaattcaaataaaatacagCTCCCTGTGTAGGTGTCCAAACTGCCATTCTAGAGTAATTGAGTTCCTTATCAAGTATTAATTTCTAAAATCAGATTGTACAACACATTCACTGACTATGTATCACTTCCATCTTGTGGGTAGTTCATCTTAAATATCTTAGCTgaaaattcttcattttgttataattttggGATTTGCCTGGAAACAAGTCCATGATTCTTTTCCTATAGTTTTCTTGGTTCGCCTACTAAGTGGCAGGCACAGTATGCTTGAAAGGTAAAACAGACACAGGTTCCCATCTCAGAAAGATCATATTGTTTGTAATTTTCGTTTGATGAAATTCATGTGACCAATTACCTCAatacttaaaacaataataaatattgattacCTCACAATTTCTGTGGTTCTGGAGTTCAGGAACAGATTATCTGGAGGAGTTTGGCTCAGAGTCTTTAATGAAGTTGCAGTCAagatatgatctcacttatatgtggaatctaaaaaagccaaacttatagaacagaaagtagaataactGTTTCCAGAGGCAGGACTGTGGGTAGGaggaatggggagatgttggtcaaaggatatAAACTTCCAATTACGAgcaagttctggggatctaatacaAAGTATGGTgactatacaagcagctccttTTACTGTGCTTTGTAGATACtggtgttcttttctttttcttttccttttttttttttttaacaaattgaaggtttgtggcaactccgCATTGAGCAAATCTATCAGCACCGTTTTCACAAGAGCATTTGCTAAATTTGTGTGTCTgtaacattttggtaattctcacagtatctGAGACTTTTGCATTATTACtatgtttgttatggtgatcCATGATCAATGATCTCTGATGCTACCATCGTAATTGTTTGGGGTGGGGAGTGCCACAAACCACACCTGTATAAGTCTGCAAACTTAAGAAATGTGACTACTCCACCAATCCACTGGCCATTCTCTCCTCTCCACAGGCCTCCCTGTTCTCCAAGacacaacaattttaaaattaggccaattaataaccctaaaATTAAGGTTACACtattctattttcaaaatgtgtGTGCAGGAGAGACTGTTTAGGATAACTCCTTCACAATAGCTATTAAATAGTCCCCTAGTTCTCCATCTTAAAAACatattgagtcagaaagagaaaaacaaatatcgtatattaacacatacatgtggaatacagaaaaatggtacaaatcaaccggtttgcaaggcagaaatagagacacagatatagagaacaaacatatggacaccaagtggggaaagctgggcggggggagatgaactgggagattgggattgccatatatatattactaataagaaaaaaataccaaattgtacactttaaatatatgcagtttactgtatctcaataaaagctcttaaagaaaaaaacatattgaataacaatcataaataatcttatttttttttccctaggtatTAATCACCCATCTATCCCTTTCCATTTGTGGCCAAATGTTTCCAACACGTTATTtccattgttgttttttttttttttaatttctcaactTCTATTTATTCTGGTTTGTCCTCTTATCTCTCtttcaaaatgttcttttctgAAGTTGTCAGTGGCCAACGTGTAGCTGAAAATTAACAGATAACTCAAAGCTATTTTTCTTCAACTTATAAATATTTGGCACACTTAGTCACTCCTTTCTTAAATACTCTTTTCTTGCCTTAGAAAATACTGTTTTGCCATGATCCACTCCTTCATCCAAGTCTTTTGTTTTCGCGACCACTCACAAACTCATGTTCTAtcgttgcagaaatcggtccatcgagaaaccaagcaccacactcggaagtttggagaactcaggtttattaagccggcagcaccagatgagctaacgctccaaagttctgggccccgaacgcagggtgagctttacttttatagtgcacatgtttacagagcatggaagtttccaaacagaaacttacaagagcaggtgcagtacatttcattttttagcaaaacatcttaaagttacattgatttgttaggtcatcctgtttttctgtttttctcagccacagcaagcatatttcataaaagcaaaacaagcatggagttgtttttagcagagtgtaagtttctaactttcctcttcactatGGGCTTAGAGAAGGATATAAGAAATCATCATGGGATCTAAACTgcatattttgttgttattgctggcAGGGCTCATTCTCATCTGGTCATCATTTCACCAAATGTCATGGCCTTTTTCCAAGTTATTCATGTCAAAACCAGATGTGAAGCAGCATGAAAGAGGACTTTTGACTTTCAAATATCTTACATTCAACCATATACAACTGACCATTGAACAATGTGGGGAGGAAGGGCACTGCCTCCTCTCTGCCAGCAGTCAAAAATCCCCGTATACCTTTATAGTCTGCCCTCCATATCTGTTGCAGTTCTGTATCCATGGATTAAATCAACCAAGGATCATGTAGTAGGTATATATTGAAAAACAATTTAACattataagtggacccatgcagttcaaacctgtgtcattcaagggtcaactgtactcaTCTTATATTTTTCATACTATTCCCTGGATTCAGAATTAGATTGAGAAGTAGTCAACACAGAGTTCAGATGgagattaaattagaaaaatgtagcatcagcttttcttgttttgttttattaatatgttaCTATAAAAACACATCAAAGAGGTTGTTTTCaaatcttggctactgtgaataatcctgcaatgaacaatggaagtgcagatatttctttgaaataatgattttatttcctttgtgtatATACCCAATAgcgagattgctggatcatatgatagctctaatttgaatattttgaggaccctccatatactgttttccataatggatatgccagtttacattcccagcaacagtgcacaatGATTCCCTTTCCttaccagcacttgttatctcttcttttgaATAATCACGATCCTAACAGACAAGAAACGGCATCTCAAAGTCATTTTGACTTGCAGTTCTCttatgattagggatgttgagcaccttttaatATACATGTTGGCCACTtatatgtcttctatggagaaatgcatatttaggtcttttgcctatattttaactgtattatttggtttttgctattgagctcatgcgtttttcatatattttggatattaacccttattgaacatgtggtttgcaaatattttctctcaatctacaggttgctttttcatattttaaaaatcattgccaagatcaatgtTAAACAGGGATAGtatcagccacaaaaaaaaaaaatgaagagaatccTGGGACAACATGGATTTAAttggggggcattatgctaagtaaattaagtcagacatagaaagacaaatactatatgaacTCACCTatatgtaattaataaaaaaataaagtttccctGATCAGGACCATTTATTTGTACTAGTaacaatataattataaaaaatgaataaagtaaaagCTATCTGTGGGATTGCTGAGCCTACATTGTGTTCCGCACTGTGTCTACTGACATCATGAAGACATGAACAGTCACTGTCCATCTGAGAAActtacagaaaattaataaggaaaaaagacataCAGTTCAATAATTCTTTGAAGAACAAGATGTAAATCCATTAGAAAAACTTGGCTTCACCCACTGAAAGATGAGAGATATAACAGCAATAGATTATCCAtggaaaatgtattcaaataacGAAAATCACACTTACATTGAATGTTCATCGTTGTTTTCGAACAAATTCCTCTTGAGACAAATATAATTAAACTGTGCTGTGGATGCAGTCCCTATGGTCTCTAGTCACAGTACAAATACTCCTGATCTATCACCATGGTATAATTTGGAATTATAGGAAGTCTAGAAGCCtgacaaggaaaagaaagtttgCCTTGTGGTTCCTGGTATGTTCTCCCATTcaaatttcctgaaaaattaCACTGAGCTTATAGAAAGGACATTCTGCTAGTTTTGGTTTCCATGAACTTTAGCTGCCAAATTATGGTcttcttattttcaaatcatgatgagtaaaaacatggaagaaaatgaatagataaatagcGGGAAATATACTCCCTTTCAAATACTTAAGTGTGAATTTAAGGGAAAAGTGTGGAATTCAGAAGACCAACACATAGCACCTTTATATTTTACTCTCTACACTTACCTTTTAAGTGACTCCTTTACAATTAGAATGTTTTTATGTATATTACTCAACTAACAGCCTGTTGTATGATCAGAATATcgacaagaaataaaaaagaaataagacaatgTAATTAAAGCCACTGTATTCTCTAAATTTGTGTCAACATCCAGAACTCAAAGGCAGGAAGAAATACTGCATGCATTATATCTGGCAGTCCTTTCAAAAGCTTTAGCAAAAGGAATGTAAATGTGTCGGTTCACATCTCAGAGCGCTGATCCTAGGAAAGTTCCTTTTTCTGAGTTTCATAGAGACCTACAGCAGGGGACTGGATTCCTTTAGGTAATatctttcctctctgccttctccacAGATGTCTGGCTCTGAGCCTATAATGAGTGGGAACCAGTCCCTCTGCACCCATTTCACATTTGTGGCATTTTCCTCTCTAGCAGAGTTACAGCCTGTGCTCTTCGTTGTGTTCTTAACCATTTACTTGTTTACGGTGGGaggaaacctgctcatcatctGCTTGATCTGGGGCACCCCACCCCTGCACACtcccatgtatttcttcctggttaacCTCTCCTTTCTGGAGATGTGCTATATCACCAGCGTGGTGCCTCAGATGCTGGTGCACCTGCTTGTGGAGACCAAGACTGTAAGCGTGGGGGGCTGTGCAGCTCAGATGTACGTATTCACCATCTTAGGACTGACAGAATGCTGCCTGCTGGCAGCCATGGCTTATGACCGCTTCGTAGCTATTTGCCACCCCCTGCGTTACTCTCTCCTGATGGgtcctggtgtgtgtgtgagattggCTGCAGCATCGTGGACCACCGGGGGCGTGGTGGAGTCAGCCCAGACCACGTGGATCTTCACTCTGCCCTTCTGTGGAACAGGAAAGATCCAGcactttttttgtgacatcatgCCTGTAGTGAAACTGGCTTGTGTTGATACCTCCTACAATGAGACTGTGTTGTTTGCTATCTCCGTGCTGTTTATCATGAGCCCCTGTTTCCTCATTCTGTGCTCCTATGTGCGCATTCTCGTGACCATCTTGAGAATCCCCTCAGCCGCTGGCAGACAAAAGGCCTTCTCCACTTGCTCTTCCCATATCCTGgttgtttctctcttctttggcACTGCCTTGTTCACTTACCTACAACCAAAGACTGCACACACTCCAGAAACAGACAAAGCGACTGCACTCATGTACACAGTGGTCACCCCTGCTCTGAATCCTGTTATCTACACCTTAAGGAACAAGGAGGTGAAGGAAGCCTTTCAACGCCTAACCCAAAGGAACCCTCTCACACAAATGCCCTAAAGTACTTATAGGACTGCAACCAAGAAATACGTGgacctgttttatgtttttcaatgTGTTTAAGCAAAAGAGAACTATGCAGTACAATCATTAAAATGCTTACCATTTATTCAATCAACAATGTTCAATCAGCAAATTCACTTGAGCATCTCTTGTGTCCTGGATAACACTGATTTTTCTCAACTTCAATGGTAATAAGATTAAGGGTAGTATGTTTCACACTATTTGACTAGGGAAAATTAAATACTCTTCttgtggaaaaaatttaaaatgaatataaagtaattaacacattttattgcCAAATATAGGATGCCATAGTTTAATTTCTTAAGTGCAGTACACGCCCTTGTTTACTCTGCTCTGTATACATCTTAATAATCATGCATCTTAAATAGTCAACAGTGAATAAATACTGATGAGTGATGTACACTGTAACACAACTATAAGTATTTAACTTGTAAATCCAGTAAGGGTCACTCATTCTTTATCCAAAACTACATTATTTCTTAGCTCTtatccactcattttttgatgtttcatatgaatgaaattttagtgaaatatatattacatacttGCTAGGCCAATGATAAAAATACGACACTTTATTCAAGTTTTTTCCTATCTATCTAGTTGTGAGATTGTGGCTGGATTTGTCCACAATTTTCCTGCCTTCCTCTGTGTTGAATGCACTGTATATTGCTTTCTTCAAATTACCATTCTAGTCACATCATCACCCAGGTCCTAAGTTTCAGGACAGTGATGGCCAGAATCAGGAATGTTTATTAATAGAAATACAATTGGGAAGAATATACCTGGAAAGTGTAAATTCAGAAACTAAACATCACTGCAAGTAGATGCTGAACAAATATATTCATTTCCTGTGATTGTACAACATGAATGTATGTTCTCTCCTGTTGAGAAGTGTTTGTGATTCTACATGGGATACTTTGATAAGCACAGATGAGAGGACCTTCACAACAGCAGATTTATTGAAGGCCCCGCAAGCACTACCTGTGCAATAGCAGAGCCTCTCCTCCTCCAAAGCTGTCCCTACGTTGTCTCTGCACACATCACAAATACTTCacctgtgtgtgcacgcatgcgtgagtgcacccacacacacacacacacacacccatccagCAGTTTCCAGTCATCACAGTGTCTGATCTCTTCTATTGTTTTGCCCTCCTTTTAAAACACTCACTGCTCTGCAAAATCACTTAGAGAAGATTTATAGTCTGTGTTTATTACCACACTATTCAAACCCATGCTTCTGCCAGTAGTAGTTTCTGGATATTCTCAGCCTCCAATTCTCCTGGATTCCAGAATAAGGCTGAATTCCCaggaaaagagatgaaagaaatctCTTTACCAAACTTCTGTGCCATTTTATTGCTTGAGCTGCAAAGCAGCTCCTCCACAAGGTAAAAGTTTAAAAGACATTTACACACATTTCACGAGAGACATATCAATACTGATTGTTGGTTTAGAAGAATGAGGAGAGGCTCCAAAAAAGCAACCCCAAAAAATGCTCTATTGTAAAATGTACAGAAGGAATAAGATGTGTACAGATCTTGAGTTTAAGTAATAGAAAGTTATGGACACCAATGTGATGCTTTCCAATACATGCCTGTTTTTGGGACACATGCCCAGCACAGCTCCCCCATATCAAGACAATCTGACATCATTTACAAGGCCCAAACTGACTTTAAGAACCAGAAATCTTCAGTAGTCAGTACCTCCACAAACCTCCAAAATGATAAAACCTGATATCACATTTAtcactctatttttttaagatattaaaggattttaaagtCATGTAATAAATTTGATATTATATTCACTGCAGCTATTGTTTTAAACATGTGACAGGCATGGAGTGGAGCTTTTTTCACTTGTTTAGCAATTTCAGAAGAGGACAAAGCTGAAGGAAAGAGGCACTGTAAATTCTAAAGCAGACTTCAGTGAGCCAATAAAAATTGGGTTtactaaaaaggtaaaaaatcatCCCAGCCTCCTACATGTATTCACCTGTATGTCAGCCAGACTCAGGTGGGTGTGAGACAAGTTGGAAATGTTGCGCTTACAAAACTGTGGGTTCTCGAGGAGCTTTTCCTTCTACTCCTCGCACTAGATGGGAAGGAAGGGCTGCAAGCACACCACATTATTTTGAGGGTGTTGAGGGCGCCTTAGTGAGAATTACTGTGGAAACTGGAAGGCCtattaaaaggggaaaatggaCAAAAGTCTCCCTTTAGATGCTTGCTGAGATGTGGCACCTGGGGCAGCTGAAGTACTCCCATCTGAGTAGAGTTTCAAATAACTAAATGTTAAAGACAGATCTCGCTTGTATTCGCTGGAGCTTGGGGGGCATATACGAACATAAGTGTCAGGGCCACTTCACATCCAATTATCGCTGTCCTTTTGAGGTTCACTGTAGGAATCTCTAAACGCAGGGTTTGAAAGGAATGCAGCAGACAATACCggaaaaaataaccattttaggtataaatttaacaaaatatgttaaTATCTATATAAGGCAAACTACAAAGCTCTGATCAAAGATAtcaaaaaacctgaaaaatggAAACCTAATAGCTCTGTATATCAACAATGGGACCGCATTAAAAACTACATCCCATAACTGCCTGGGCCTCATCCAGTAAGGAAATTTGCCCTTGTCCTCTCTCTCACTCCAGACTCATCAATTCACAGACAACACAGGGTCTAGAAGCTGTTATGCACTGGCTGAGTTCTGAACTAAATatgatgaacattttaaaattccaattcactatatttcaataattaaaaGATACCTGCAAATTACAGAACCTGACAGCAATAGTTTAGGGATACAAAAGGGAGACTCAAAAGAGCAAGATTAAATAGTTATTTGAAAAAAGTAAAGCCATTTCATAGTTGTGTTCCTAAAGAATGAGCATTCTGCCACAAATATTTGATTTTGTTACATGCAAGCCAGTGACACACATAGCATTTATGTTATACCCTGGCTTAAGTAGAAATCTGAATGACTAGAATCATCTATCTTCACATTATTTCCCAAGTATGAGAACTTACTAAAAACAATGAGCACCTTATTAATGTCAATTTAGAAATCTTCATAATTAATATGCTGATCTATAAACTCATAACATACAATATGCATAGAacttactttatctttttttttttttttaattggctgcgttgtgtcttcgttgctgcacacggctttctctagttgctgagagcgggggctactcctcattgtggtgcacaggctcctcattgtagtggcttctcttgttgtggagcacgggccctaggtgcgtgggcttcaatagttgcggcacatgggctcaatagttgtgtctcacgggctctagagcacaggctcaatagttgcggcacacaggcttagttgctccgtggcatgtggaatcttcccagagcagggctcgaacctgtgtcccctgcactggcaggcggattcttaatcactgtgccaccagggaagctttATCTTCACTTTATCTTCAGAGTTCT contains:
- the LOC130834072 gene encoding olfactory receptor 10C1-like, producing MSGNQSLCTHFTFVAFSSLAELQPVLFVVFLTIYLFTVGGNLLIICLIWGTPPLHTPMYFFLVNLSFLEMCYITSVVPQMLVHLLVETKTVSVGGCAAQMYVFTILGLTECCLLAAMAYDRFVAICHPLRYSLLMGPGVCVRLAAASWTTGGVVESAQTTWIFTLPFCGTGKIQHFFCDIMPVVKLACVDTSYNETVLFAISVLFIMSPCFLILCSYVRILVTILRIPSAAGRQKAFSTCSSHILVVSLFFGTALFTYLQPKTAHTPETDKATALMYTVVTPALNPVIYTLRNKEVKEAFQRLTQRNPLTQMP